One Oculatellaceae cyanobacterium DNA segment encodes these proteins:
- a CDS encoding lipid kinase, translating to MGNSLKKRALLLVNRHSRRGEDAVAGAINELENLGFELLEESTAKPQQISEIICKHRNDVDLVIIGGGDGTLNAAAEGLVDTKLPLGILPMGTANDLARTLAIPSVLSEACQIIATGNIEQIDLGCVNDKHFFNVASMGLSVEITRQLNKEVKQKWGVLAYALVAMQVVKRSRPFKANITINGEKISVSTAQIAVGNGRFYGGGMVVAEDATINDQRLDLYSLELDHWWQIMPILPAMWQGNHDQWQKVRSIQAQEIEIHTPKPRAISADGEIVTKTPAKFRLVPQAVSVFVPKIPIVPT from the coding sequence ATGGGCAATAGTTTAAAAAAGCGAGCATTGTTGCTAGTAAATAGACATTCTAGACGCGGAGAAGACGCTGTAGCTGGAGCTATCAACGAATTAGAAAATCTTGGTTTTGAATTGTTAGAAGAATCAACAGCAAAACCTCAGCAAATATCAGAAATAATTTGCAAACACCGCAACGATGTTGATTTGGTAATTATTGGTGGTGGTGATGGGACATTAAATGCAGCAGCAGAAGGTTTGGTAGATACTAAGTTACCACTAGGCATTTTACCTATGGGAACTGCTAACGACTTGGCGAGAACGCTGGCAATTCCCTCAGTTTTATCAGAAGCTTGTCAGATTATTGCTACAGGTAATATTGAGCAAATTGACTTAGGTTGTGTGAATGATAAGCACTTCTTTAATGTTGCCAGTATGGGATTAAGCGTAGAAATTACGCGGCAACTCAATAAAGAAGTTAAGCAGAAATGGGGCGTATTGGCTTATGCTTTGGTGGCGATGCAAGTGGTTAAGCGATCGCGCCCCTTTAAAGCCAACATTACCATTAACGGTGAAAAAATTTCTGTAAGCACTGCCCAGATAGCTGTTGGTAACGGGCGGTTTTATGGTGGTGGGATGGTGGTAGCAGAGGATGCAACTATAAATGACCAAAGGTTAGATTTATACAGCTTAGAACTCGATCACTGGTGGCAGATTATGCCAATACTACCTGCAATGTGGCAAGGCAACCACGATCAGTGGCAGAAAGTACGTAGCATTCAAGCACAGGAAATTGAGATTCATACTCCAAAACCTCGTGCTATTAGTGCTGATGGCGAAATTGTGACCAAGACACCAGCTAAATTTCGCTTGGTTCCTCAAGCTGTATCGGTGTTTGTCCCCAAAATTCCCATCGTTCCAACTTGA